In the Arthrobacter sp. CDRTa11 genome, TTTCAAGCCCCGGCGGCCGCGGAAAAAGTGATTTCCGCCCCGATTCCGGCTGCCTGTCTTCAACGGCGGCTGCAGCCCATCGGCTAGGATCGATGGTGAACAGGGGTAGCTACAGTCAGGTGCCAGCCCGCCAAACGGCAGGCCTTGACCCGTGCCGGCAGCATCGCCTGCCCGGCAATTCCCGGAAAGTCTAGGAGGAACACGTGTCCCACCCGATCGATGTTGGATCAGTGCTCGGCGGCCGCTACAAGGTCACAGCCACAGTATTGACTTCGCACGACCACGATCTGGTGCTGGACGGGGTGGACCAGGTTCTCAACCGTCCGGTCAGCATTCTGGTTGCCGGCCCGGAGAACACTGAACAGGTTGCCCAGAGCGCCCGCGAAGTAGCCACGGGTGAGCGCCCCGGCACGGTGCAGGTCCTGGACCTCGGCGTTACCGAGGCCGCCACCTACCTGATCACCAACCACACATCCGCCGCTGACCTGCTGGACCTGGTGGTTGCCTCCAACCCTCCCTACGTTGAACCGTTCTTCACGGACACCTTGGGCAGCGAAATATTCGGCCAGCCGCGTTCCCTCGAACCTGAGCCGTACGACGACGAAGAGCACGTGGACGCCGGCTATATCAATTACTCCGGTGGCCATGACAGCCAGGATGACTCCTACAGGTCAGCTGCCCCCGTCGTTCCACCCAGGCCGCCTGCCCGTCCATCAGCGGCACCTGCTGCCGGTGTAGCGGGAGCAGCCGCTGCCGCGGGCGCCGCCGGAGCAGCAGCCGGCGCAGGGGCCGGCGGAAGGGGATCCGCTGGGAGAGCGGCGGTTGATGAGGCGACGGCCCGCCACGATGTACCCGCGGTAGAACGCACCGCCGCTGATTCCTTGGCCTCCAGCCAAGACGCGACGACACAACAACCTCTGCAGTCATCAGGCCGTCAGGCCGAGGCTCATGGTTCGGGGGCGGCTGGGTCTGGCGACGCTCAAGGGCCGGGGAAGCCGAAGGTATCACTGTGGTCCGAGGAGGACTACGGCTATGACAACGGGGACCAGGATGGACTCCATGACGCCGCTGCCGATTCCGGCCAGCGCAGGCAGCCCGGCGAATCCCCGCAGGCAGACCGTTCCGCCAAGAAGTTTCCTGCCTTTTCGCGGTCCGCGGCCGGCGTTTCGCCCGCCTCTGTGCCGCCTTCCACTCCGGCACGGGACTACGATGCCGAGGAGCCTGAGCGGGAACCGCGTTCAATGCGCTGGCTGGTGGGCGGACTCCTGGCTCTTGTCCTGATCGCGGGCCTGGTGTTTGCAGTCACCAATCTTGGCAGCCTGTTTAC is a window encoding:
- a CDS encoding ABC transporter substrate-binding protein codes for the protein MSHPIDVGSVLGGRYKVTATVLTSHDHDLVLDGVDQVLNRPVSILVAGPENTEQVAQSAREVATGERPGTVQVLDLGVTEAATYLITNHTSAADLLDLVVASNPPYVEPFFTDTLGSEIFGQPRSLEPEPYDDEEHVDAGYINYSGGHDSQDDSYRSAAPVVPPRPPARPSAAPAAGVAGAAAAAGAAGAAAGAGAGGRGSAGRAAVDEATARHDVPAVERTAADSLASSQDATTQQPLQSSGRQAEAHGSGAAGSGDAQGPGKPKVSLWSEEDYGYDNGDQDGLHDAAADSGQRRQPGESPQADRSAKKFPAFSRSAAGVSPASVPPSTPARDYDAEEPEREPRSMRWLVGGLLALVLIAGLVFAVTNLGSLFTTTPQATSTDGTTPAPSDSASAAPTQSSAPPTAPPAIEGITRQGDFDFAATYDVDLVKAYDGNAASYWSDMEFATENWGGLSPNGVPLFIKLKAKATVSSVTLTQLGASGGNVSVYTNDRPSLDGAKLVGTNSFTSTDLTMPLAQPVEAQYVIMSIKSLPKLAAPKTRYGYGIRLAEVKIQ